Below is a genomic region from Patescibacteria group bacterium.
AACATTAATCTTGAGAAAGTTCTCGTATCTCTCGGAATCAATCAGGGCTGGTTTACACATATTTTGAGTGCTGGTATGGTAAAACAGCCGAAGCCAGCACTGGATGGATTTTATAAAATGGTTGAATTAAGCGGAATACCGGCCTACGAAATACTATATATCGGCAATCATATCGGAAAAGATGTGAGACCCGCGAAACAAGTGGGAATTAAAGCAGGTTTGATGTGGAAGAAGTCAGATGAAGCTGACTATTCATTCCAAAGTTTTGAAGAAATTTTAGATCTCTTTAAGAAACAGTAATAAATCAGAAAAAAGCTGAAAAGTTATTATAAAGAAGAGTCCATAAAATAATACATATGCCAACAGAACTCATTTCCACAAACCCTGCACGAGGATACGAAGAAATAGGACGCGTACCCATATCGACAGAAGACGATGTTCGCTACGCTGTTGCATCCGCTCGGAAAGCACTTCCTGCCTGGCGAGCGCTTACGCCGATAGAGCGAGGGGCGTATTTTCAGAAATTTCTTGAGCTCTATCGAAAACGCACTGACGAAATTGCACTACTGCAAACAAAGGAAATGGGTAAACCTATTACTCAGAGTCGCGCGGAGTGCAATAGTCGTGATGTAATGCTTGAGCTGAATATCGAGCGATCAGTAAAGGTCCTTGCGCCACAAGTATTGGATGACGAGAATGGCCGTGTAACGGAATTGCATTTTGAGCCCTACGGCGTTGCAGCGGCAATAGCTCCGTGGAACTATCCGACCTCGCAGTTTCTCATTGCAATTGGACAGCCGCTTTTGGCAGGAAATACGGTCGTGTTCAAACATTCTGAAGAAGTGCCGCTTACATCACAGCTCCTTGCAGAGCTTATGTGCGAAGCCGGATTTCCCGAAGGGGTATTTACCTGCCTCTATGGAGACGGAAAAGTAGGCGAGATGCTTTTTGACAGTGACATTGACCTTATTCTTTTTACCGGAAGTACTCGCGTGGGAAAGCTCGCCTATCAAAAGGCGGCCGAAAAGTTCATACCGGTAGTACTTGAAATGGGTGGGTCATCGCCGGGAATTATCTTTGACGATGTTGATCTTGATCGTGTTTGCTTGTCGGTATACCAAGAACGTTTTTCTAATGCCGGCCAAATCTGCTGTGCTTTGAAGCGCCTCATTGTCCATGAATCAATCATGGATAAAACGATAGAAAAATTAACAGGAATTATTTCCGAGCAAAAAGTCGGCGATCCCTTGGATGAGTCAACAACAGTCGGCCCATTGGTTGCAAAACGCCAACTCGAACTGCTTGAAAGCCAAGTGGAAGATGCGCGCACAAAAGGGGCGACTATTGTCATAGGCGGCACTCGTCCTGAAGGGCTTAATGGCGCCTACTATCTCCCGACGCTCATTACCAATGTGTCGCCGGATATGCGAATTGTTACGGAAGAAGTATTTGGCCCCTGCTTATCCGTACTTTCTTTCCGCACAGAGGATGAAGCGCTTGCGATCGCGCATGCAACTCCCTATGGTCTGAGTGCATTTGTGTATTCAGGCGATACTACTCGTGCAAACCGCGTGGCACACGCACTTGAGGTAGGACAGGTAAGTATCAACGGTTGTTCGTATTTTTCCACTAATGCTCCCTTTGGCGGGTACAAGCAATCCGGCATGGGCAGAACAAAGGGCGATCTCGGGTTTTACTTTGTCACACACCAAAAGGTAATTGCCAGCCCAGAATAAATATGCAAGACCACACTGCTCTTGTACTGCATGAGGGGAATAACATTCTCTTCATTCAGCGTGCCTCAACCAAGAATATACTTCCGAATCGATGGGCATTTCCTTCAGGTACTGTCGAGAGGGGCGAGGCGCCGGCTATGACCGTGGTGCGGGAAGCGCGGGAGGAATTGGGAATAGATGTGGCTATTGAAAAAGTATTCGCGGTTTTTGAGATTCACGAACAAGATGTGCTATTGCATTATTTTCTTTGCACGAGTGCGAAGACGAGAGCGATTATTCTTGACCCCAAAGAAATACAAGATATGAAATGGCGGACATTTCAAGAATTCTTCAATACCCACTCAGATGAACAGATCGGCCATGGGCTTCGATATCTAAGAAGGCATCCCGAAGTTTGGGAGGGGATGTAATGATAAAAATATATAAAAATATGTCAATTCACATAACGTATTTTGTCCATGGCACCACAACTGATAACCAACAGCATATTTCCTCCGGCTGGAAAGATGTTGAACTTTCTGAGCTCGGCGTGAAGCAGTCAATTGATTTGAAAGAGCAGATAAGAGACAAAAAATTTGATGTCATTTTCTGTTCTGATCTGAGGCGTGCCGTTGATTCCGCTAAACTTACTTTTGAAGGAGTTGCACCGATTATTCCTGATGAAAGATTGCGTGAGTGCAACTATGGAATGTTAAACGGCACTTCATCGGATATTGTTGAACCAATGCAGGAGGAAGAGTGTATTGAAAAACCATTTCCTGAAGGGGAGAGTTATGAAGATGTTAAAGCGCGAGTCACCGACTTTATTGATTTTCTTAAGAAAAATTATGACCGGAAGCACATAGGTATAGTAGCGCACAAAGCCCCGCAATTGTCGCTTGATGTTCTCCTAAAAAGAAAAACATGGAAAGAAGCATTGCACGATGATTGGCGGAAAACAAAAAGCTGGAAACCCGGATGGGAATACATTGTACAGCTATGATAAAATATATATTGAACTCTGGTGGGATTGGAAACTCTTCTGACGAAGGTAGGGCATTTTTTCATGAAGTGGTGAAAGATTTTGGCACATCTCCACGATTACTTATTTGTGCATTCGCTCAACCTCGTGAAGACTGGGAAGAAAAGTTTGCCGAAGATACTACTGCTATCCAACTTTTGTTCACTCAAGACGTCCATCCCATTCTTGAGCTTGCATTTCCGGATACATTTAAGGAACAGCTTCACCGATCTCATGCTGTCTATCTTCATGGAGGAGATGATCATCTCATTCAGTATTGGTTGAAAAAGTTTGATCTGTCGAAACTTTTTGAAAATAAAGTTGTCGCTACAAACTCAGCAAGTTCCCATGCCTTAGCAAAGTCATTTTGGACATGCGACTGGCGAAAATGCATGGATGGGCTTGGAATCCTCCCGATCAAATTTCTTGCGCACTACTTATCCGAATACGGCAAAGACGACCCACGCGGACCTATTGATTGGAAGACGGCATATG
It encodes:
- a CDS encoding HAD hydrolase-like protein, encoding NINLEKVLVSLGINQGWFTHILSAGMVKQPKPALDGFYKMVELSGIPAYEILYIGNHIGKDVRPAKQVGIKAGLMWKKSDEADYSFQSFEEILDLFKKQ
- a CDS encoding aldehyde dehydrogenase family protein; the encoded protein is MPTELISTNPARGYEEIGRVPISTEDDVRYAVASARKALPAWRALTPIERGAYFQKFLELYRKRTDEIALLQTKEMGKPITQSRAECNSRDVMLELNIERSVKVLAPQVLDDENGRVTELHFEPYGVAAAIAPWNYPTSQFLIAIGQPLLAGNTVVFKHSEEVPLTSQLLAELMCEAGFPEGVFTCLYGDGKVGEMLFDSDIDLILFTGSTRVGKLAYQKAAEKFIPVVLEMGGSSPGIIFDDVDLDRVCLSVYQERFSNAGQICCALKRLIVHESIMDKTIEKLTGIISEQKVGDPLDESTTVGPLVAKRQLELLESQVEDARTKGATIVIGGTRPEGLNGAYYLPTLITNVSPDMRIVTEEVFGPCLSVLSFRTEDEALAIAHATPYGLSAFVYSGDTTRANRVAHALEVGQVSINGCSYFSTNAPFGGYKQSGMGRTKGDLGFYFVTHQKVIASPE
- a CDS encoding NUDIX hydrolase: MQDHTALVLHEGNNILFIQRASTKNILPNRWAFPSGTVERGEAPAMTVVREAREELGIDVAIEKVFAVFEIHEQDVLLHYFLCTSAKTRAIILDPKEIQDMKWRTFQEFFNTHSDEQIGHGLRYLRRHPEVWEGM
- a CDS encoding histidine phosphatase family protein, producing the protein MSIHITYFVHGTTTDNQQHISSGWKDVELSELGVKQSIDLKEQIRDKKFDVIFCSDLRRAVDSAKLTFEGVAPIIPDERLRECNYGMLNGTSSDIVEPMQEEECIEKPFPEGESYEDVKARVTDFIDFLKKNYDRKHIGIVAHKAPQLSLDVLLKRKTWKEALHDDWRKTKSWKPGWEYIVQL